The Mangifera indica cultivar Alphonso chromosome 8, CATAS_Mindica_2.1, whole genome shotgun sequence genome has a window encoding:
- the LOC123224556 gene encoding U-box domain-containing protein 41 yields the protein MSSFCNSDFTVHKFGVERSMEDLLADSVFNGDREAQIQAASQFGKLSSKQKQKLVDRGVIVPLVSMLHSQDYEAIEAALLSLLSLAFGSERNKVRIVKSGVVPVLLELLQCQSLVLIELTVAAMLILSSCVANKLAIASSGAIQLLVEILRGNIDNNNGRISIQAKIDAIATLHNLSTCPHLIPSVASSGVIYPLLQIIQASEKSSEFTEKAIALLENIVSLSENALQEIAATGCAIRAFVEVIEEGSMQCKEHAVSILLMICQSCRDQYRGSILREGVMPGLLQLNVDGTWRAKNMARELLLLLRDCSDYESRGEQSKHELMEQIMQEIDTEGERVGETTLRLVEEMIAKLSTR from the exons ATGTCATCGTTTTGTAACTCTGATTTTACTGTCCACAAATTTGGAGTTGAACGTTCCATGGAGGACTTACTTGCGGATAGTGTTTTCAATGGTGACAGAGAGGCTCAGATTCAAGCTGCTTCTCAGTTTGGTAAGTTAAGCAGCAAACAGAAGCAGAAACTGGTTGACAGAGGCGTCATAGTTCCGCTGGTTTCAATGCTTCATTCACAGGATTATGAAGCCATTGAAGCTGCATTGTTATCTCTACTTAGTCTTGCATTTGGCAGTGAACG GAACAAGGTCCGGATTGTAAAATCTGGAGTTGTGCCAGTGTTGTTGGAGCTCCTTCAATGCCAAAGCTTGGTGCTGATTGAACTTACAGTTGCAGCTATGTTGATTCTTTCTTCTTGTGTGGCAAACAAGTTGGCAATTGCATCTTCCGGGGCAATTCAACTTCTTGTTGAAATCTTGAGAGGAAACATTGATAATAACAACGGTCGCATTAGCATACAAGCTAAGATTGATGCTATTGCCACTCTCCATAACCTCTCAACGTGCCCTCATCTTATCCCATCAGTTGCCTCTTCTGGTGTCATATATCCCTTGCTTCAGATAATCCAAGCTTCTGAGAAATCATCAGAGTTCACGGAGAAGGCGATTGCGTTGCTTGAGAACATTGTTTCACTGTCAGAAAATGCACTTCAAGAGATTGCTGCCACTGGCTGCGCAATTCGGGCCTTTGTTGAGGTTATTGAAGAGGGGTCTATGCAATGCAAGGAGCATGCAGTGTCAATCCTGCTAATGATATGCCAGAGCTGCAGAGACCAATACCGAGGCTCAATCTTGAGGGAAGGGGTAATGCCTGGGCTGCTGCAGTTGAATGTGGATGGAACTTGGAGGGCGAAAAACATGGCAAGAGAATTGTTGCTACTTCTCAGAGATTGCTCGGATTATGAGTCAAGAGGTGAACAATCAAAGCATGAGCTCATGGAGCAGATTATGCAGGAGATAGATACCGAAGGAGAGAGGGTTGGTGAAACAACCCTCAGACTGGTTGAAGAAATGATTGCAAAACTCAGTACCAGATAA